Proteins co-encoded in one Timaviella obliquedivisa GSE-PSE-MK23-08B genomic window:
- a CDS encoding adenylate/guanylate cyclase domain-containing protein, which yields MRLLKKRLAHPEWIEAIDAQIQKKFVETHAILILDMSGFSRLVEEFFIIHTLAQIQQMRGVVVPAVEAHRGEILKLEADNVYAIFPQVHQAVVAATQMIQQLAQVGIHASIGIGYGELIMIANDKASQGSKDAFGNQMNLASKLGEDLAKPDEILLTEAAFQQITAPTAHWQLEEMQVSNLKLQVWRSPQPPLTGGISTTSSPA from the coding sequence GTGCGATTGCTTAAAAAACGCTTGGCTCATCCTGAATGGATTGAAGCGATCGACGCTCAAATCCAAAAAAAGTTCGTTGAAACCCATGCTATTCTCATTCTCGACATGTCAGGATTCTCCCGTCTTGTCGAAGAATTTTTCATTATCCATACCTTGGCTCAGATTCAACAAATGCGAGGAGTGGTCGTTCCTGCTGTTGAAGCCCACCGAGGCGAAATTCTTAAACTAGAAGCAGATAACGTTTACGCTATTTTCCCTCAGGTTCATCAGGCGGTGGTCGCCGCCACTCAAATGATTCAGCAGCTTGCCCAGGTCGGCATTCACGCCAGCATTGGCATTGGCTATGGCGAACTGATTATGATTGCCAACGATAAAGCCTCGCAGGGCAGCAAAGACGCTTTCGGCAATCAAATGAACCTTGCCTCTAAACTGGGTGAAGACCTAGCCAAACCAGACGAAATTCTCTTAACAGAAGCCGCTTTTCAGCAAATCACTGCTCCCACTGCCCATTGGCAACTCGAAGAAATGCAGGTTTCTAATCTAAAACTTCAAGTCTGGCGATCGCCTCAACCGCCACTCACAGGCGGAATTAGCACGACCTCATCCCCTGCTTGA
- a CDS encoding MoaD/ThiS family protein, producing the protein MVEEQVQVTVKLFAVYQEAYGVSELSLGFPMGTTVQGLCDRLIAEHPELEPWRSTTRFGVNLQFVEPDTILQAGDEVVLIPPVSGG; encoded by the coding sequence ATGGTTGAGGAGCAGGTGCAGGTAACGGTAAAGTTGTTTGCAGTTTACCAAGAGGCTTATGGGGTTAGTGAGTTGAGCCTGGGATTTCCGATGGGGACGACAGTACAGGGACTATGCGATCGCCTGATTGCCGAGCATCCTGAACTAGAGCCGTGGCGATCGACGACTCGGTTTGGCGTTAACTTGCAGTTTGTTGAGCCGGATACGATCCTTCAAGCAGGGGATGAGGTCGTGCTAATTCCGCCTGTGAGTGGCGGTTGA
- a CDS encoding tetratricopeptide repeat protein, producing the protein MSSDGDSQKGLMWSLKWLGGVVTGLVAFIGLIAGFVKAIQGETELYTPLLIIIFTITLSVVCLYYACWWKPELEDKGSIIIQLSSDKVVKTQAVKVKHRKIVRSLSWIGVIVIPLLGIAGFFTWQNYQSLPPQKTIVLVANFDGPEPQKYRVTEAIYNNLETSIRAYENAKVERLPKSLSQRDEAISEGKKRKATVVIWGDYGQTSEVVPVNATFTVLRSPSAFPDLELAANNQKTKVSKIAELNNFRLQTRLSEEMSYLTLFTLGLVQYSLEKDKKAVELFTKALEIVEKVPSPSLNKSYIYFYRGNSHILLKDICACTQKDYELAIEDYEKAVQLRPDFTDAYISLGLAYDRHGNVDEAIKNYDQAIKLNPNESLAYNNRGVVYVRQGNYSEAIANYDKAIKNSPNFGLAYFNRGLAYADQLKYEEAIDNYNESIKIFSSSLSTEELSPLYYFRGVTYINQGKQEQAIEDFNTVLKSTPTSALSYVLKGEAYKRSGNYQNAFFNYDKAIELQPSSSIAYFNRGRAFLDQGNYEKAELDFTKGLQLSPNSSNIYYERGSIYFNKENYAEAIKDFEKVLQLVPNHTESYLRRGKAHYYLKNYALAIQDFSKAIQIEPERFDGYYDRGMAAYEQKDFNQVIRDFQKVSQLNPLNITAYNYLGSAYLKQGKYDLAVDNLSRVVGSGQDDTHLFFNLGYAFAQLGRHEGAENNYRRAIDLKKDYAEAYHNLGLVYADQKEYQKAVKSILYAIKLKPSAYMYNNLGTVYADQKQDEKAIESYNEAIRLDPSSDKAYSNLGHAYRRLGDINKAIQNFKKALQVTKEQALKQRVLKSLQELES; encoded by the coding sequence ATGAGTAGTGATGGCGATTCTCAAAAAGGGTTGATGTGGTCTCTCAAATGGCTTGGAGGCGTTGTGACGGGGCTAGTAGCCTTCATAGGCTTAATTGCAGGCTTCGTTAAAGCGATCCAAGGGGAGACTGAACTTTATACTCCCCTACTAATCATCATTTTCACTATCACTCTGTCAGTAGTTTGCCTCTATTATGCCTGTTGGTGGAAGCCTGAGCTAGAGGATAAGGGGTCTATTATTATCCAACTCTCCTCTGATAAGGTAGTCAAAACTCAAGCCGTAAAGGTAAAGCACCGAAAGATTGTCCGATCACTGAGTTGGATTGGCGTTATCGTTATTCCACTTTTGGGTATAGCTGGATTTTTCACCTGGCAAAATTATCAAAGTCTCCCACCCCAAAAGACCATAGTTTTAGTCGCAAACTTTGATGGCCCTGAACCACAGAAATATCGAGTTACGGAAGCAATTTATAACAACTTAGAAACTTCTATACGGGCATACGAAAATGCAAAAGTAGAGCGTCTGCCCAAGAGCTTGTCACAACGAGATGAAGCTATATCTGAAGGGAAAAAGAGAAAGGCTACTGTCGTAATCTGGGGCGATTATGGTCAAACTTCTGAAGTTGTTCCTGTTAATGCTACATTCACAGTCTTGAGATCTCCTAGCGCTTTTCCTGATTTAGAATTAGCTGCTAACAATCAGAAGACAAAAGTATCAAAAATAGCTGAATTGAATAATTTTAGGCTTCAGACACGGCTTTCAGAAGAAATGTCTTATCTGACTCTCTTTACTCTCGGCTTAGTACAATACTCTCTGGAAAAGGATAAAAAGGCGGTCGAGCTTTTCACGAAAGCACTGGAGATTGTCGAAAAAGTTCCTAGTCCGTCGTTGAACAAGAGTTATATCTATTTTTATAGAGGCAATTCTCATATTCTGCTGAAAGATATATGTGCTTGCACGCAGAAGGATTATGAACTAGCTATTGAAGACTATGAGAAAGCTGTACAACTTAGACCTGACTTTACTGATGCTTATATCAGCTTAGGGCTTGCCTATGATAGACATGGCAATGTAGATGAGGCAATCAAAAATTATGATCAAGCTATTAAGCTTAACCCTAACGAATCGCTAGCTTACAATAACCGGGGCGTTGTTTACGTGCGTCAAGGGAACTACTCAGAAGCGATCGCTAACTACGACAAGGCCATTAAAAATAGCCCTAACTTTGGGTTAGCATATTTCAACAGAGGACTTGCTTATGCCGACCAGCTTAAATACGAAGAGGCTATTGATAATTACAATGAATCGATCAAGATTTTTTCAAGCTCTTTATCGACAGAAGAATTGTCACCACTTTACTATTTTAGAGGAGTGACTTACATTAACCAGGGAAAACAAGAACAGGCGATTGAAGACTTTAACACAGTACTCAAGAGCACACCTACCTCCGCTCTTTCTTATGTCTTAAAAGGAGAAGCATATAAACGTTCGGGTAATTATCAGAACGCATTTTTTAACTACGATAAAGCGATAGAACTGCAACCGAGCTCTTCCATTGCCTACTTTAATAGGGGCAGGGCATTTCTTGATCAGGGTAACTATGAAAAAGCTGAACTTGATTTTACAAAAGGACTTCAGCTAAGTCCTAATTCTTCTAATATCTACTATGAACGAGGTTCGATTTATTTTAATAAAGAAAATTATGCAGAAGCAATTAAGGATTTCGAGAAAGTGCTTCAACTTGTTCCAAATCATACAGAGAGCTACTTAAGGAGAGGAAAGGCTCATTACTATTTGAAGAATTATGCATTAGCCATTCAAGACTTTAGTAAAGCCATCCAGATTGAGCCTGAGCGGTTTGATGGCTATTATGATCGAGGGATGGCCGCCTATGAGCAGAAGGATTTCAATCAAGTCATTAGGGATTTTCAGAAAGTTTCTCAGTTAAATCCTCTTAATATTACTGCTTATAATTATTTGGGATCTGCTTACCTAAAACAAGGAAAATATGATCTTGCCGTTGATAACCTAAGCCGAGTTGTTGGGAGTGGTCAAGATGATACACATTTATTCTTTAACCTCGGATATGCTTTTGCTCAACTAGGTAGACATGAAGGGGCAGAAAACAACTATCGCAGGGCGATCGATCTTAAGAAAGACTACGCCGAAGCTTATCACAATTTAGGCTTGGTTTACGCTGACCAAAAAGAGTATCAGAAAGCAGTCAAAAGCATTCTTTATGCTATTAAACTTAAGCCATCTGCATATATGTACAATAACTTGGGCACGGTTTACGCCGACCAAAAACAAGATGAAAAAGCTATTGAAAGTTACAACGAGGCGATTCGACTTGATCCCAGTAGTGATAAAGCATATAGCAATTTAGGACATGCATATCGTAGGCTTGGTGATATTAATAAAGCTATCCAGAACTTTAAAAAAGCTTTGCAGGTAACAAAAGAGCAGGCTCTGAAACAACGAGTTTTGAAATCACTTCAGGAGCTTGAGTCTTAG
- a CDS encoding MCE family protein produces MRSRTIREGSVGLLILLGLGLFGGIVLWLRGFNPTNQSYQVTLAFSDARGLTDVSGIQSGAVVRYRGVPVGRVLEARTTPNAVEVDVEITPATLVMPRDVAIEASQSGLIGETSIDIIPRSEVPAAFLTANPLAADCNNQQIVCNGSRLEGQIGVSFKKLIDTTVQFADLFSNPEFFGEIRALTRNSSKAAAGVTTLTGEVTTLTKSVKQELGNISAAAATSATSVGQAAEQIGLTAAQVNSLVSSNRSSLVSTLDNINQTSTRLQSLVGSFDPAIADGSSNLVENLQTLSANAVEASANLRNLTSAVGSTENVVLLQQTLDSARSTFQNAQKITADLDELTGDPAFRENLRNLVNNLSGLVASTQQLQQQTQLAQDLAPVQDNTLRESSSPASRLTFQPQSSSLSAESLQVDRLWSPVLPPMPRATAADIAPATDVAQ; encoded by the coding sequence ATGCGATCGCGGACAATTCGAGAAGGTTCAGTCGGCTTACTGATACTGCTAGGACTAGGGTTATTTGGGGGTATTGTGCTGTGGCTGCGGGGCTTCAACCCCACTAATCAGAGCTATCAGGTGACGCTTGCGTTTTCCGATGCGCGCGGGCTCACTGACGTTTCCGGGATTCAGTCGGGGGCAGTCGTCCGCTATCGGGGGGTGCCTGTCGGGCGGGTGCTGGAGGCTCGGACAACGCCTAATGCAGTTGAGGTGGATGTGGAGATTACTCCAGCGACACTGGTAATGCCGCGCGATGTGGCGATCGAGGCAAGCCAGTCTGGTTTGATTGGTGAGACTTCGATTGATATTATTCCGCGATCGGAGGTGCCAGCAGCATTCCTGACGGCTAATCCTTTAGCAGCAGATTGTAACAATCAGCAAATTGTTTGTAATGGGTCGCGTTTAGAAGGTCAGATCGGGGTCAGTTTTAAGAAATTAATTGATACAACGGTACAGTTTGCTGATCTATTCTCTAATCCTGAGTTTTTTGGAGAAATTCGAGCGCTAACTCGCAATAGCTCCAAAGCGGCAGCAGGGGTGACCACGTTGACCGGAGAAGTCACCACTTTAACGAAGTCTGTGAAGCAGGAGTTGGGCAATATTTCGGCGGCAGCGGCAACTTCTGCAACTTCTGTAGGGCAGGCGGCTGAGCAAATTGGGCTAACAGCGGCTCAGGTCAATAGCTTGGTTTCTTCTAATCGTTCTTCGTTGGTTAGTACTTTGGATAATATTAATCAAACGAGCACTCGCTTGCAATCACTAGTTGGCAGCTTTGATCCAGCGATCGCAGACGGCAGTAGTAATTTGGTAGAAAATTTGCAAACCCTGTCGGCAAACGCGGTTGAAGCGTCGGCAAACCTGCGAAATCTGACTAGCGCGGTGGGCAGCACCGAAAATGTGGTGTTGCTTCAGCAAACGCTAGATTCAGCGCGATCGACGTTTCAAAATGCTCAAAAGATTACTGCCGATTTGGATGAATTAACGGGCGATCCGGCGTTTCGAGAGAACTTACGGAATTTGGTGAATAATCTCAGCGGTTTGGTGGCTTCGACGCAGCAGCTTCAGCAGCAAACTCAACTCGCGCAGGATTTGGCTCCAGTTCAGGACAATACATTGCGAGAAAGCAGTTCGCCAGCATCTCGTCTGACTTTTCAACCGCAATCTAGCTCGCTCTCTGCTGAAAGTTTACAGGTCGATCGCCTGTGGTCTCCAGTTCTACCGCCAATGCCGAGAGCGACCGCCGCTGATATCGCTCCTGCCACAGATGTCGCCCAATAG
- a CDS encoding ABC transporter ATP-binding protein, with translation MAEPLIQLKKVSKSFGSNVVLDNVDLTIYRGEAIAIIGPSGTGKSTILRMIAGLLAPDSGEIYVQGQLREGLAEDQQESIGIGMVFQNAALFDSLTVDENVGFLLYQHSRLPAKRIRDLVEHKLEMVGLPGTGDRFPAELSGGMRKRVSFARAIMDNPDNPADSPEIILYDEPTAGLDPIASTVIEDLIRQLQKARGGCSTYAIVTHQDSTIRRTADRVICLYQGKVQWEGSVTEIDTTKHPVVRQFFSGSVEGPIHALG, from the coding sequence ATGGCTGAGCCACTTATTCAACTGAAGAAAGTCAGTAAATCTTTTGGATCTAATGTTGTCTTAGACAATGTGGATCTGACGATTTACCGAGGAGAGGCGATCGCCATTATTGGTCCATCAGGAACAGGGAAATCAACCATTTTGCGGATGATTGCGGGGCTATTAGCTCCTGATTCAGGAGAAATTTATGTGCAGGGGCAACTCCGAGAAGGGTTGGCAGAGGATCAGCAGGAGTCTATTGGCATTGGCATGGTGTTTCAAAACGCGGCTCTGTTTGATTCGTTGACAGTAGATGAGAATGTGGGGTTTCTGCTTTATCAGCATTCACGGTTGCCTGCTAAGCGAATTCGAGATTTAGTAGAACACAAGTTGGAGATGGTGGGGTTGCCGGGGACGGGCGATCGCTTTCCGGCTGAGCTATCGGGTGGGATGCGGAAGCGAGTGAGTTTTGCGCGTGCCATTATGGATAATCCTGACAATCCCGCAGACAGTCCTGAAATTATTCTTTATGATGAACCCACGGCTGGGTTAGACCCGATCGCTTCAACCGTGATTGAAGATTTAATTCGCCAGCTTCAAAAGGCGCGAGGGGGCTGTAGCACCTATGCCATTGTGACTCACCAAGACAGCACGATTCGCCGAACTGCTGATCGGGTGATCTGCCTCTATCAGGGCAAAGTGCAATGGGAAGGGTCGGTGACAGAAATTGATACAACTAAGCATCCGGTGGTGAGACAATTTTTTAGCGGTAGTGTCGAGGGCCCTATTCATGCCCTAGGGTAG
- a CDS encoding YvcK family protein: protein MSIGLLKQALQALKQESRSRTPNWVNQWFKWLAPGLFVKRWLLISAAGVLLTALGLAIWSNLTPIYYISQLLSDLLRSITQLIPSYISGPLVLLLGILFVFWGQTRSLGAITDVLMPEGNEELVDRLLTHRRLHRGPKIVVLGGGTGLSTLLRGLKCYSANITAIVTVADDGGSSGRLRREIGVLPPGDIRNCLAALADEEKLLTELFQYRFQAGDGLTGHSFGNLFLTVMSEITGDLEQAIAASSKVLAIRGQVLPATLSDMRLWADLADGRRIEGESSITEAQGKIVRLGCTPANPIALPRALDAIAEADYIIIGPGSLYTSVIPNLLVPDIAKTIARSKVPRLYICNIMTQPGETDGYTVSDHIRSIDAVSPYKLFDVVLVQKDSPSPSSLIHYAQEKSHPVYFDREAVSQLGRRAVVANVMDEDKQLHLVRHDSDRLARILLRWYGRIQGL from the coding sequence ATGTCTATTGGTTTACTCAAACAAGCCCTGCAAGCTCTTAAGCAAGAGTCGCGCTCCCGAACGCCAAATTGGGTAAACCAATGGTTCAAATGGTTAGCTCCTGGCTTGTTTGTTAAGCGCTGGCTTCTGATTAGTGCAGCAGGCGTATTGCTGACTGCTCTAGGACTGGCCATTTGGTCAAACCTCACCCCGATTTACTACATTAGCCAACTGCTAAGTGACTTGCTCCGTAGCATCACGCAATTAATCCCGAGTTACATTAGTGGGCCCCTGGTTCTTTTGTTAGGGATTCTCTTTGTTTTTTGGGGTCAAACTCGCAGCTTAGGAGCCATCACCGATGTCCTCATGCCTGAAGGCAACGAAGAATTAGTCGATCGCCTCCTCACTCATCGCCGTCTCCATCGGGGGCCCAAAATTGTCGTGCTGGGTGGCGGCACCGGGCTTTCTACCTTGCTCCGAGGGCTCAAATGCTACAGCGCCAATATTACCGCCATTGTGACTGTGGCTGATGATGGCGGCTCGTCTGGTCGTCTGCGCCGCGAAATCGGTGTCCTTCCCCCTGGCGATATCCGTAACTGCCTGGCAGCCCTGGCAGATGAAGAAAAGCTTCTAACCGAGCTATTTCAATATCGGTTTCAGGCGGGCGATGGCTTGACAGGACACAGCTTTGGCAACCTGTTTCTAACTGTCATGAGCGAAATTACAGGGGATCTAGAGCAAGCGATCGCCGCCAGTTCTAAAGTGCTAGCGATCCGAGGGCAAGTCCTCCCTGCCACCCTGAGCGACATGCGCCTCTGGGCAGACCTTGCCGATGGTAGACGGATTGAAGGCGAATCAAGCATCACTGAAGCCCAAGGTAAAATCGTCCGTCTGGGCTGTACTCCTGCCAACCCGATCGCCCTGCCTCGTGCTTTAGATGCGATCGCCGAAGCCGACTACATCATCATTGGCCCTGGCTCTTTGTACACTAGCGTCATCCCTAACCTGCTAGTGCCCGATATTGCCAAGACGATCGCCCGTAGCAAAGTTCCTCGTCTTTACATTTGCAACATCATGACTCAACCGGGCGAAACCGATGGCTACACCGTCTCCGACCATATCCGTAGCATTGATGCTGTCAGCCCTTATAAACTTTTTGATGTTGTTCTTGTCCAAAAAGATTCCCCCTCTCCGTCATCTCTAATTCACTACGCGCAAGAAAAGTCTCATCCCGTCTACTTTGACCGGGAAGCCGTATCACAATTGGGTAGACGCGCAGTTGTTGCCAATGTCATGGACGAAGACAAACAGCTACACCTCGTTCGCCACGACTCCGATCGCCTTGCCAGAATCTTGCTGCGTTGGTATGGTCGCATCCAGGGACTGTAA
- a CDS encoding DUF3177 family protein encodes MSQPLLQSLIWTDYRLAVLFTVVLPFLLLIWSFAQKAEAIQRLLMIYWRVASLLAITVYLLIGSHPIGFITGFLAKILIPLGLWFWVDLNEEISDQFQTPLKLTFTSWRWAVSLYCGLGAIASLPFLKCGFAIDAFRTEFCQAWLYPPFSFREIFHPTTKPEFLGFLGIVALIVYILYLGYFVVFRLGKQGRSAAEL; translated from the coding sequence ATGTCCCAACCTTTGCTTCAATCCCTCATCTGGACTGACTATCGCCTCGCTGTGCTTTTTACCGTTGTCCTGCCTTTTCTCCTGCTGATCTGGTCGTTTGCTCAAAAAGCAGAAGCCATCCAACGGTTGCTGATGATTTACTGGCGAGTGGCTAGCTTGCTCGCCATCACGGTTTATCTCCTGATTGGCAGCCACCCTATTGGTTTTATTACAGGGTTCCTTGCTAAAATCCTCATCCCGCTAGGTCTCTGGTTTTGGGTTGACTTAAATGAAGAAATTTCTGACCAGTTCCAAACTCCGCTCAAGCTAACCTTCACCTCTTGGCGGTGGGCAGTTAGCCTCTACTGCGGACTAGGCGCGATCGCCAGTCTCCCTTTTCTCAAATGTGGCTTTGCAATAGATGCATTTAGAACCGAATTCTGCCAAGCTTGGCTCTATCCTCCTTTCAGCTTCCGAGAGATCTTCCATCCTACTACTAAGCCCGAATTTCTTGGCTTCTTGGGCATTGTTGCCCTGATTGTTTACATCCTCTATCTCGGCTATTTTGTGGTGTTTCGCCTCGGCAAGCAGGGGCGATCGGCAGCAGAGCTTTAA
- a CDS encoding phosphoglucosamine mutase → MVAVPVSSDRPFSRISKPQWGAIALPNTRLFGTDGIRGRVGDLLTAPLALQVGFWAGQVLQSHRSGIVILGQDSRNSSDMLTMALSAGLTAAGLEVWNLGLCPTPTVAHLTSTTEAIGGIMVSASHNPPEDNGIKFFGENGNKLSTEVQAQIEAALRGELDLAPINSSGRCYHRPELVRQYVQFLQEPLLPEINLKGMKVVLDLAWGAAVQVAPLVFSQMGAEVICLHDRADGDRINVHCGSTHLDSLKAAVLEHRADIGFGFDGDADRVMAVDAQGRTVDGDYILYLWGAALRRTCQLPHDIIISTVMANLGFERAWQNLGGTLIRTDVGDQYVHAEMLRQGAKLGGEQSGHILCPHYGVSGDGILTALHLTALVLRSGTSLSDLIEQSFQTYPQVLRNVRVEDRDRRLNWRHDETLQSAIAQAESAMGDQGRILVRASGTEPVIRIMVEASTNELTCYWTENLVLAVQNYAA, encoded by the coding sequence ATGGTGGCAGTTCCCGTATCGTCCGATAGACCTTTCTCTCGCATTTCTAAACCCCAATGGGGCGCGATCGCTCTCCCTAATACTCGGCTCTTTGGCACCGATGGTATTCGAGGTCGCGTAGGCGACTTGCTAACCGCGCCCCTTGCCTTACAAGTTGGGTTTTGGGCAGGACAAGTTCTCCAATCTCACCGTTCTGGCATCGTAATTTTAGGACAAGATTCCCGTAACTCTAGCGACATGCTGACCATGGCACTTTCAGCAGGGCTGACCGCCGCAGGGCTAGAGGTCTGGAACCTGGGTTTGTGTCCTACTCCCACTGTCGCCCACCTCACGAGCACAACTGAAGCGATCGGCGGCATTATGGTTTCTGCCAGCCATAACCCTCCCGAAGACAATGGCATCAAATTCTTTGGCGAAAATGGCAACAAGCTCTCCACAGAAGTTCAGGCTCAAATTGAAGCTGCTCTTCGTGGCGAGTTAGACCTAGCGCCCATCAATAGTTCAGGACGCTGTTACCATCGTCCTGAACTTGTCCGCCAGTACGTGCAGTTTCTCCAAGAGCCGCTCCTGCCTGAGATTAATCTCAAAGGCATGAAAGTTGTCTTAGATTTAGCCTGGGGGGCTGCTGTTCAAGTTGCGCCGCTTGTGTTCAGCCAAATGGGCGCTGAAGTGATTTGCCTGCATGATCGAGCCGATGGCGATCGCATCAATGTTCATTGTGGCTCCACTCATCTTGACTCTCTCAAAGCCGCAGTCCTGGAACACAGAGCCGATATTGGCTTTGGCTTTGATGGCGATGCCGATCGCGTCATGGCGGTTGATGCTCAGGGTCGTACCGTCGATGGTGACTATATTCTCTACCTTTGGGGCGCTGCCTTGCGCCGCACCTGTCAACTTCCCCACGACATCATTATCTCAACCGTCATGGCAAACCTTGGCTTTGAGCGAGCCTGGCAAAACCTCGGCGGTACCCTCATTCGTACCGATGTCGGTGATCAATATGTTCATGCTGAAATGCTGCGCCAGGGTGCAAAGCTCGGCGGAGAGCAATCTGGGCATATCCTTTGTCCTCATTACGGCGTTTCAGGCGATGGTATCCTCACGGCTCTTCACCTGACTGCCTTAGTATTGCGCTCTGGCACATCGCTCTCTGATTTGATTGAGCAAAGCTTCCAAACCTATCCTCAGGTTCTCAGAAATGTGCGAGTCGAAGACCGCGATCGCCGTCTTAATTGGCGACATGACGAAACCTTGCAAAGCGCGATCGCTCAAGCCGAATCTGCGATGGGTGATCAGGGCAGAATTCTAGTCAGAGCCTCTGGTACCGAGCCTGTCATCCGCATCATGGTCGAAGCAAGTACCAATGAATTGACCTGCTACTGGACAGAAAATTTAGTTTTAGCTGTACAAAATTACGCAGCTTAG
- a CDS encoding threonine synthase, whose product MTQAAINPTHSAVHSATTFTGLKCKECGSEYEAKAIHVCELCFGPLEVAYDYDRLRQIVTRETIQAGPHSIWRYRPFLPVTSQNPIDVGTGMTPLVQANRLARQLGIKRLFIKNDAVNMPTLSFKDRVVSVALTRARELGFTTVSCASTGNLANSTAAIAAHAGLDCCVFIPSDLEAGKVMGTLIYGPTVMAVHGNYDQVNRLCSEVANSHGWGFVNINLRPYYSEGSKTLGFEVAEQLGWQLPDHIVAPLASGSLFTKIYKGFQEFVKVGLVDDKPVRFSGAQAEGCSPIAKAFKENQDFITPVKPNTIAKSIAIGNPADGIYAVDIARKTNGNIESVNDAEIVEAIKLLAETEGIFTETAGGTTIAVLKKLVEAGKIDPEETTVVYITGNGLKTQEAVQGCIGEPFTIEPKLDAFERALERSRTLGRLEWQQVMV is encoded by the coding sequence ATGACTCAGGCAGCCATAAACCCTACCCATTCCGCCGTCCACTCCGCCACAACCTTTACTGGATTGAAATGTAAAGAATGTGGTAGCGAGTATGAAGCCAAAGCAATCCACGTCTGCGAACTCTGCTTTGGCCCTCTAGAGGTTGCCTATGACTACGATCGCCTCAGGCAAATTGTTACCCGCGAAACCATTCAAGCTGGGCCCCATTCTATCTGGCGCTATCGCCCCTTTCTACCCGTCACCTCACAAAATCCCATTGATGTCGGTACTGGCATGACTCCGCTCGTACAGGCTAATCGTCTGGCTCGTCAACTCGGCATCAAACGTCTCTTTATTAAAAATGATGCTGTTAATATGCCAACCCTTAGCTTCAAAGACCGCGTTGTTTCAGTGGCTCTTACCCGCGCCCGTGAACTTGGCTTCACCACAGTTTCCTGCGCTAGCACTGGAAACTTGGCAAACTCTACCGCGGCGATCGCTGCTCACGCCGGACTTGACTGCTGCGTCTTCATTCCCTCAGACCTAGAAGCCGGAAAAGTCATGGGCACTCTCATCTACGGCCCGACAGTTATGGCAGTTCATGGCAACTACGACCAAGTTAATCGCCTCTGCTCTGAGGTTGCCAATAGCCACGGTTGGGGCTTCGTCAACATCAACCTTCGCCCCTACTATTCTGAAGGTTCTAAAACTCTAGGGTTTGAAGTTGCAGAACAATTGGGCTGGCAACTCCCTGATCACATTGTGGCTCCCTTGGCTTCCGGCTCCTTGTTTACCAAAATCTACAAAGGCTTCCAAGAGTTTGTCAAAGTGGGTTTAGTGGATGATAAACCTGTCCGCTTTAGCGGTGCCCAAGCTGAAGGCTGTTCGCCGATTGCTAAAGCGTTTAAAGAAAATCAAGACTTTATCACCCCGGTCAAACCCAACACGATCGCCAAATCTATTGCGATCGGCAATCCTGCGGACGGCATCTATGCTGTAGACATTGCCCGGAAAACGAACGGCAACATCGAATCTGTCAACGATGCTGAGATCGTAGAGGCGATCAAGCTGCTTGCGGAAACCGAAGGCATCTTTACCGAAACGGCAGGAGGCACCACGATCGCTGTCCTCAAAAAGCTAGTCGAAGCTGGCAAAATTGATCCTGAAGAAACCACTGTTGTCTACATCACAGGCAATGGCTTAAAAACTCAAGAAGCAGTTCAAGGTTGCATCGGAGAACCTTTCACTATTGAACCTAAACTTGATGCCTTCGAGCGTGCCCTAGAGCGTTCCAGAACTCTAGGTCGGCTAGAATGGCAGCAAGTGATGGTTTAG
- a CDS encoding MoaD/ThiS family protein, whose product MAVKVLVPTPLQKLTQDQATLECEGNSIAELIESLEQSFPGIKARLCDEQGQLRRFINFYVNSEDIRFLEGQNTPLTTGDEVSIVPAVAGG is encoded by the coding sequence ATGGCAGTTAAAGTTCTCGTTCCAACTCCCCTTCAAAAGCTAACCCAAGACCAAGCTACCCTAGAGTGCGAAGGTAACAGCATTGCCGAGCTAATAGAGTCTCTTGAGCAAAGCTTCCCTGGTATCAAAGCGCGTCTTTGTGATGAACAAGGTCAGTTGCGTCGTTTCATCAACTTCTATGTCAACAGCGAAGATATTCGCTTTTTAGAAGGTCAAAACACTCCTCTCACCACAGGGGACGAAGTAAGTATTGTTCCCGCAGTGGCGGGCGGCTGA